In bacterium, the genomic window GTTTTGGCCGTGACCGCTCCCGTCGAGCTCGACGGCCAGCTTAGACTCCGGGCAGTAGAAGTCGAGGATATAACCTCCGAGGGGATGCTGCCGACGAAACCGCGCTCCAAAGAGCTGCTTGCGTCGCAGACACCTCCATAACCTGGTCTCGGCCTTCGTTTGAGAACCGCGAAGTTTGCGACAGCGTTCGAGAAGTAGGGAAGGCAGTTTCCTTGTAAGGGTCATTTTTGTAAACCCCCCTTCCCGACCTTCCCCCCAGAGGGGGGAAGGGGCCGTCGCACCCCTCTCCCCCCCCTGTCGGCGGGCCGCCCCCCAGAGGGGAGAGGGGAGAGCTACACCCCCCTCCCCGGCCCGTAAGCGCGCTTCCCCCCAGAGGGGGGAGGGGGCTACTCC contains:
- a CDS encoding DUF559 domain-containing protein — encoded protein: MTLTRKLPSLLLERCRKLRGSQTKAETRLWRCLRRKQLFGARFRRQHPLGGYILDFYCPESKLAVELDGSGHGQN